The Terriglobus roseus region GTGTGAGCGTGGTGAACAAGAACCAGAACATCAATGCATGGTTCAACACACTAGCCTTCCAGAATCCAGATGACTACACCTTTGGCAACGTTCCGCGCACTCTGCCTCATGTTCGTGGACCTGGAACCCAGAACTTCGATCTTTCCATCTTCAAAACAACAGATATCTATGGCCGCTTCAAACTGCAACTGCGAGCGGAAGCATTTAACTTCCTGAACCATCCGAACTTCGGTATGCCCGGAACCGGCTTCGGCGCTTCAACCAACCCGGTCGTCAACGGTAACGGCGTGAGCCCGGGTTGCGCTGTAGCTGGAGCGGGTGGCTGCAATACCAGCTCTTCCTTTGGTGTAATCAGTTCGGCTGCGGATGGACGGTCGCTGCAGCTTGCTGGCAAGATCATCTTCTAAGGATTGGAAGACCGCCTCCCCACTCTGCAGGATGGAGAATCCCTTCTCCGTCCTGCTTTTCTTTACGGAAGAACACACAGGAGACTCAAACAGATGAACTTCCTTCGCACCACCGCTGCTGCTGCACTTGCCTTGATGACATTTGCCAGCACGGCCTTTGCCGCGGAACGAATCTCATTGGATGGCAGCGGTTGGACTTTCAAAACGACACTGGATAATCCGGTTCCGGTAGAAGTTCCTCATTGTTGGACAGGCACGGAACGGTGGCGTCATTACATTGGCTCAGCACTTTATCAGCGCGACTTCGATGCACCATCCCTCAAGCCTGGTCAGGTTGTTCGTCTTCACTTCGATGCAGTGTATGACGTGGCAACCGTCTGGGTGAATGGCAAGCGTCTGGGAACACACGAAGGCGGTTACACAGCGTTTGAATACGATGTGACCTCACTCCTGAAGCCGGGCAAGAACCGCATTCTGGTGGAGACAAACAACACGCCCACCATCAGTTCTATTCCGGCATTGGCGACGGGCAATCCTTCATCAGCGAATAACAACGGCCGCATCACAGTTGTGGGGTGGCTTCCCTATGGCGGCATTGTGCGGCCGGTGAGCCTGCTGGTTACAGATGCAGTGTATCTCCGCAACATGAAGGTAGATACGAAACCAGATTTGAAGACAGGTGATGCCACCATCACTGTTCATGCGTGGGCTCACAACGGTAGCAACACCGATCACACAGCCGACGTTACAGGAACCGTAGCTGGGCTTGCCATGTCATTCCCTCACAAACGTATTGCCGCCAACAGCGACGAGGAACTCACCTGGACAGGCAAACTGTCGCACGCACACCTTTGGAGTGTCGCTGATCCTTTCCTCTATGAAGCGCATCTACAGACGGCCGGTGATGCGCTTGATGCAAAAGTTGGCGTGCGTGACATTCGCGTCGTTGGGACAGAACTGCAGCTCAACGGCAAAACTGTTCACTTATATGGAGCTAATCGTGTAGGTGAAGATCCACTGGATGGATTGATTGAATCGGATGCAACCATCGAACGGGATATGAGTGACATGCTCGCGTTGAACATGCGCATGATGCGCATCGCGCACTACCCGCAGCCCCCAGCGCTACTAGATTTCGCGGACAAGCACGGCATGTTGATCATTCCTGAAGCTGGCAACTGGAACATGAGTTCATGGCAGATGGCTGATCCTGATATTCGACAGCGCTTTCAAAAGCAACAGCAGGAGATGATCGAGCAGGAGTGGAATCATCCTTCCGTCATTGCGTGGAGCGTGGGCAATGAATACGAGGCGTACACAGAAGAAGGAAAGGCATGGACACGGGACATGCGAGCGTTCTCATTGAAGTTGGACCCAACGCGCCTGATCACGTTTGCGGATCGCTACACAGGCGATCCTGCAGTGAAGAAGGGTTCTGATGATGCAAGCCAGTATTGCGACTTCGTCTCGATCAACGTCTACGGTGATTATGCAAAGCGCTTTGACTACGCGCACCAGCTTTATCCCGACAAGCCAATCTTTGTAACTGAGTTTGGCAAGATGGGAGAACCGGGGTTGCACGATCCTAAACGTATTGCGGACATCACCGATGCCGTGAATGCAATGAAAGCGCGTCCGTGGATGGTTGGCGGTTCGCTGTGGACCTGGGCAGATTATCGGTCGTTCATTGGCGGCACACCGGACAACGGCATTCGCAGTTGGGGTGTGGTGGACTTCATGCGTCAGAAGCGTGATAGCTACCCGATAGTGCAGCAGTTGTTTAAGACGGAACTTCCGTAGCCACTTCAAGCTGCTGTGGCAGGTGACCTTCTTCCCTGCTGGTATACACCGGCCACAGCAGCGTAATGGCAATGGGGTGCAAGATAGCCATCAAGCAAAATACCGGCGTATAGCCGCCATGCATGACAAGATACCCAACCGCTTCACTGGAAAGCATCCCACCAAAGCCGCTGCCCATCGCGATCAGACCTGCCGCCTTGCCTAACTGCTGTTGCGAATACAGATCCACCAACACCGCTGTAAGCGTGGCCAGCCATCCCATATGCGCGAATGCGATCAGCGCGGCAATCAGGATGGACGAAAGCGTTCCAGGAACGAATGCTGCGAGCGGGCTCAAAGGAACAATGCAGGCTGCCACAAGCATGATGCGCCGATAGGCTAAGCCAGGGCGCAATCCAGAACGTATGAGATGGCCAGAAATCAAGCCGCCCATCAACGTACCGAGCCCACCGCCCGCATAGACAATCCATCCGACCTTCGCCACAGAACCCAATGGAAGGTGGCGCGCACTGAGAAGATACTTCGGGAACCAGAACAGCAGGAAGTACCAAACGGGATCTGTGATGCTACGCGCGATAAGAAGCTTCCATGTTGCGGAGCGCCGCAGCACGGCCATGGCACTAGCCTTTGCCGGCTGTTGCGACGCAGCACCTTCGTTGCTGCGATAGATCCAGAACCACACAGGAACGAGAAGTAAACCGGCAACGCCATCCATGAGGAAGATGGAACGCCATGGTAGATGCGTTGTGACTGCGGTGATGATCGGCAGCGCTACGATTGCACCGACTGTTGCGCCCATTGTGTAAATGGAGATCACCAGTGGTCGGCGCTTTTCATCGAAGGTTTCGCCGACAGCCTTTGGTGCAGCCACCCACAATCCCGGTTCACCAAGCCCCAAACA contains the following coding sequences:
- a CDS encoding glycoside hydrolase family 2 protein — its product is MNFLRTTAAAALALMTFASTAFAAERISLDGSGWTFKTTLDNPVPVEVPHCWTGTERWRHYIGSALYQRDFDAPSLKPGQVVRLHFDAVYDVATVWVNGKRLGTHEGGYTAFEYDVTSLLKPGKNRILVETNNTPTISSIPALATGNPSSANNNGRITVVGWLPYGGIVRPVSLLVTDAVYLRNMKVDTKPDLKTGDATITVHAWAHNGSNTDHTADVTGTVAGLAMSFPHKRIAANSDEELTWTGKLSHAHLWSVADPFLYEAHLQTAGDALDAKVGVRDIRVVGTELQLNGKTVHLYGANRVGEDPLDGLIESDATIERDMSDMLALNMRMMRIAHYPQPPALLDFADKHGMLIIPEAGNWNMSSWQMADPDIRQRFQKQQQEMIEQEWNHPSVIAWSVGNEYEAYTEEGKAWTRDMRAFSLKLDPTRLITFADRYTGDPAVKKGSDDASQYCDFVSINVYGDYAKRFDYAHQLYPDKPIFVTEFGKMGEPGLHDPKRIADITDAVNAMKARPWMVGGSLWTWADYRSFIGGTPDNGIRSWGVVDFMRQKRDSYPIVQQLFKTELP
- a CDS encoding MFS transporter, with protein sequence MEKQDSRMSARQWQLVVWLFLIALVNYFDRQSLSVVAPRMQALLHLNDQGYAHIVSLFLFASAIAYGISGFISDRLGTRRSMALFVGWWSLAEAATAFVHTAWLLGLARFCLGLGEPGLWVAAPKAVGETFDEKRRPLVISIYTMGATVGAIVALPIITAVTTHLPWRSIFLMDGVAGLLLVPVWFWIYRSNEGAASQQPAKASAMAVLRRSATWKLLIARSITDPVWYFLLFWFPKYLLSARHLPLGSVAKVGWIVYAGGGLGTLMGGLISGHLIRSGLRPGLAYRRIMLVAACIVPLSPLAAFVPGTLSSILIAALIAFAHMGWLATLTAVLVDLYSQQQLGKAAGLIAMGSGFGGMLSSEAVGYLVMHGGYTPVFCLMAILHPIAITLLWPVYTSREEGHLPQQLEVATEVPS